TgtagttacaaataatattttttgttaaatttcagATTGACTCAAAAACGTCgagttgttttttaattattatgtaatcctacattaaatttttcttagattttataaattggaAAGTGTAAGGGTTTGGATATTTTCCGCAACAGAAAAGCTACCAACGAGCTACTAACAGATCGAAATGTAAAATTCAAGATCGAAAAGAATTGTCAAAAACTAAAACTTTCTCACTCAAATTATTACATAGTCATACAATTTCATATTATGTCCTCTTTCTCCAAATGATAAATAAGCCTGTAATGAGAAAtaagctttatatatttaacccatattaatttactaatgagtgttgaaaaaataaacattaaaaatatttgtcaatttaaaaattattcaccAACCCTGAAGAATTGAAGACTTTTTTACCATAAATAATTGGTTACCtaaataaatatggtataaattattttaataagaaatttatagcgaaatattttgcatacaaatattgattaaatatttttctaattgtaCAACGGAGAGTTTAGAAGCTAAgggatattatattttcaatcaatCTTGCACGACAAGACAGATTTATAAAGTgaaagctattttttttctaatgtatttgctaaattaaaaacaacaggcgacaaaatatttattaaggcgtgctacattttatttttaactcggtatttttttattttagtgcgttaatttaatagtatattttttttaatttgtcaccCATTTTTTCCCGTAGATCAAGAGACGGTTTTTTTTCTGtatgtttttctaatatttttatgctgACGTTTGGATAAAGCTTACCGAagatattagtttaataaacattaacgaACCTAGCGAACACCATACCATTCTTGTAATACCCATAGGTATTAAGTTGAGAAAAGGATCGATGAAATCCTTCACTAAACAACATACAAAACATAGATGGGACAAATCCGTCTTCTGCCGCTGGTATTATACTTAAGACCACTTTTATGTACTCCGTTATTTACATCTCATACAcacctttttttattagaatgaaAGAAATCGAGTCTTGCATGTACTACCCATGCTAGGAGTGACaggcttaaattattatttgcagaTTGAAAAGGTAATAGCAATGCATATTAAACCTTTTAAGTATCATTCACATTTGcaccttataaataaaagtaaaaagaaacaaaatacaaacacaatcacataaatatttttagtcttaATGTATAACATGATTTCGAAATTCATGTATTAGGCTTGTGATGTAAATACACTTACACGTGCatttaataagtacctatttgcCTCCTTTTTTATAAAGCTACTTAAAACATGCTACTTGTGCCAGAGCATAAAGTAGTAGACCGTAGTTATGGTCTACTACTTggcaataaagatttaaaattaagatatctctagattaaaatattctgtTGTACTAGTGTCGAAGTACAGCAACTTCATTTGTAGAACATTTTAATGGcagttactaataaaataaaatagcatatcattaaatttctaattaatgaatcataaaattacaattataaattacaatggctgtgtttttttttggtttagcTTTTCAAGGTCGTGGCTTTCAttcctatttaatttattattttaatattaagaaaattcgGTCTTTTGGTGTCCTTATTAGTCGAATGAaaactagtaataataaaagattatagaaataatatatttaaagtaaagcttatTTCACTATTTACTCCAATGTCCTCACTCAGGTtagatcaatataatataatggcagaatttcatcaaacGTATGCGGGGTACCGaacgatgttttgcttcaccgtcgagcacgaaatGGATTATACACAAAATTGcttgtgtataaaaatttaattatggtaTATTTTGCCAATACCcttattttttactaacatCACGGACAGCATAGCCCATAGACGTTGGAGCtttgagaaattttaatcattccttacatctccaatgcgccaccaaccttggttggttattatgtcccttgtgccactagttgcactggctcacttcgccttaaaaccggaacacaacaatacaaaagtattgctgcttggcggtagaattaatgatgagtgagtggtacctacccagtcgggctAAATTGGGATTGAACGGCTCGGCTTTGTAATATGTTTGAGATGTTGATGGCAATAAGGcaaaaagaacaaataaatatttaaaaaaaaaacgaacacgCGCTAGAAGATTCGACAttggaaatatataatagagaaataataaaatagacgaAAAACGCCACCGACTCTAAATAAATGTGCTAAATGCAAGCAACTTACGATAGCACAATGATATATTAACCAAAGTCGTTTCTTATATAGttacttattacaatatattttttgaagtgaatgaaaaataattatatatagttaacgTTATTTTAGAATGTGTCTGTACTGAAGGTTAAAGGTTTATCGTAAAAACATTGTTTAGCGTTATTCGTCAGGCCTTCATGACATGCATGGATTGGCATTTAAATGTTTACGAAATGTACGGTTGCACTTTGAAATTTCTAAAGACTAATGCATTGGCTCTTGTATGGAGAAATAGGTGGGCAGACTAGCaactgggccacctgatgtaaaTTGATCACAGTCCAGAATAgaagtgtaagaaatattaaccatcccttaaatCGCCAACGCGCCATCTAAATTGGGAACTAAGGTTATATATGGGAAGACTAAGCTTATGTCatttgtgcctgtacttacactgactcactcaatcAAATCGAAACAGTGATTCTAAGTATTGCTCCTTGGTGGCatgatatatgatgagtggctggtatcTACAGgcttaccaccaaataaaatatagtttttaattaataaaatgtgggTTTAATGTCACAAGTCTATTATTTTGTAGTGTGTATTAATTGCATTATATGGTAATCGAATAAGAAAGCTTTAAGTACATTAAGCTTTAATTGCTTAAGTACATAGTTATACTGTAGGACTCGATGAGATATCACTCATTACAGTAACATCTAAATCATATCTTAAGTTTTCTTAGCAAAAGTCTCCTTAGAAGAGTGTTATGAACTCTTTCCACGCTGTACCAATGTTAgttgataattatttgtaaatacatgtggcaaaatttaatGTCCACTCTGATcatacaataaattacaaacagaattatttttttgtattctaaaGTCGTTTGAGCATGCCCGGATTTTAAAGCGAAGTCTTTCAtggcaattaaaaaacaaactatttatatcGGCTCACACTTTTTGACaagaatatgttttatatatatatacattttatgtataatactaacaaggaatattaataaaaatattttgagtttaCTTTTCTATGGATTTCTAAAGTAgaaaagtgaaataaattatattttataaagtaataaatacttgTTTAGATAATCATCGCAAGAATGTTtctaattttttcatttaaatattccaatgatatccatattttataattgaaaatatattcgaatatactaataatattttattaatattattaatattttattctaacaaTTTATGGCTGTCCGCGTACGTACACTGCTCAAAAAACGGTCGATGAAACTAATAAGCActggattattttaataacataaaattatgtatatatagtattcgaccaacttcaatttttttttatttggaagttTGTTAAGGAACTTGTCGTGTGCGTGTGTTTTTTTAGTAATggtaggttttatttataatattctcgtTAGTTGAATGATTTCATAATTTTCGATGTGTAATTATGGTTTTCACAtagatcatatttaaaatattacagtttgGACCAGATGCCAGTAAATTTAGtaagttatgattttttttgtaagaatcATGTCGAATTATGCCAAAGTTTTAATGAATGCAGTAAGTATATAGTTTgaagtgttttaatttattgtataatctcTTTTCAGATACCTTTAATTTAATTCCGAAAGAGTAAATTTCAGAACTCCGTATGCTTCTTGTATATCCCGTTGTGCGATATTTGTCAAAAATGTGATCATAACCCATATAGGTacgtacgtatatataatatatttttaaagtattcaataaaacttagtaatattatattgaagattACTCATATgcatgtacttatttatttagtaatttatctTACGACAGACGTATTGTAAGTTGTTTAGACTTTATACAAACCAATGACATACTGACTTTTAAATAACTAGAAACGAACATGTTAAGTTACATTTGAAGTAcattgtattttagtttttatattttaggtgTTAAGGTTCTAAACAATGAATATCCAAATAGAGCCTTGATACAAAgagatgtatttataattatagaagaTAGAAGATGAGCCTGTTAAAAggtttactatatattttagtgttcgCGTATTAGtactacttataatttaaaattaaatataatcaacttattctatttaaatgaaCTAGAATAGAATATGAATAATGATTGActtattaatttgattgattatattgttaattaatttaattaagtaataaagttttttgtCTAATGTTAGTctgtttttaataatcttttaaaaatcttaagatttatatatacctataggtTGTGCAGACTGTAATTTTCTTTTCATGCGCGTTTACATAGATCAGAAATCTTTAATGTgtgattaaatatacataaaataatttgtatttttgtttgacgtcgtaaattaatatttcttattgaatttctttcatataaataactttaacaacGTTGGGTATTGACTTTTTAACTTGAACTACAGCAATATTAGATGCAACATGTAATTCTAATGAAGATTTAATTCCTACGTTCTATAGCAGTTGAaatattggtgatgtaaacTTAGATAAGAACAAGGATTCGATCTTTGTCATGTTGTCCTTGTAACATACAAACGTCATTTCATTTATCTAAGCAAAATGAATGAATTGATACCCAATTTGGATACaatgtgtttaaaaattaacagtCTGATCTAAACGACtgatagttaaaaaaatctttgtctTCTTCTATCGATTGTTAAATTCCTGTAGATAGAAAGAGACATTGGTATGCTAATATTTACCTGCTGCACAAAGGTTTTTAATATACTACTTATAtacatgttataaaacaaaatgttgatgattttttaaataacttttgatgAATTACTTATGATGATTTTCGAGGGCGATTCAAAGTACTTCATCGTcatgtaaacaatataattacaaataaaaacaatttaatataatattcaattatatttatttttgcttagtatataatttaaattgtaggtatataattaaaattaaaaaataagaagataatataaaaaagtactttttaaagtaattatttagaaattattgaatatttaaacggtataaaaacaaattaagttgaAAATATAGAATCGTTAATAGCTTACTAATtcgaatatgtatttttatgcatATTGTTTCGTAAACTAGTATTTCTTATGAATAAGTGACATGTAACATTTATTACTTAGTTTGTATTCAtaagttttcaaataaataattatactggaAGGgtcatatgttataataatgtcgtaataaaacgtgattttatGTAACACGCAGTAACATTATTTCCGCTTATATTTTGAGAAGCATTCGAACGAGTAGTCAtctgtttactttttatattacccGTTAAAGGTTTTCTTTGTGCATCATGCTTATGTGTTGGTGAGGTTATAATACTGACACCTTCGTTTATGTCttacgtaattaaaatacaagCCTACGCTTGGCCAACATTGTCATCGATAAAATGCGAGACTTGTCGCCATATTCGAGAATCGATTGTCCAATATTCCGTACAAATCTACTACATATGCGTATAATGGCATTTCATAATTGTATAAGTTTCAGAAtatcattattgaattaattgacGCGTTTTaccaatatgtttatttatttagaaattcaaTGTAAAACCAAGCTGTGCTTGAAAATGATTTTAGacttttatgtaactaaattaattacaaatattttttgaattcatGAAATAAACAATAGCTTTTATTCATAACCATTCTCATAtagcaaataaatttacattgtgaattggattataaaacaaacatggCTTTAGCGATTATCTAAtccttaaagttttaataatcattcataaaggctaaatataaaacattgccTCGGCattatttcatgtttataattgatcaaGTAAATAAAACGGTCATCACAATTGATTCGACCTTTAACCatcgatattttaattcaagGATCGAAAACatcaaaaacacaaatatatttcaattatttatttttcaagaaaGCTTTATTACAAAAAGATAAATGTACAAAAGGTATCCTATGGCACAAGTAAGATACAGTGATTCTCATTCTTGGCTTGGCATTACGCAAATAGATGAGATCGATTATTCTGTTATTAAAAAGATGTATTTCACTGGCAAggaccaatattattatttacacggTCATAAGTTTATACCAGTAACGTAGGTTCAGCGATTTACTTTTGTCCAAGGGAGGTTTTCGGCTGGAAGCCGTTAGGGCCAGCGGTAAATGTCACGGTGTAATGTTTGCCGTCGGGAGCGACGTAGGAGTATTGACCGGTGACAGTAAGGGCAGCGTTTTCAGACCCTGGGTTGTCAAGTTTGCCTTCCTCTTGTCTTGAGGTTCCGTCGCTGGTCTCATATCTGttgatagaaaatatttcattatattgtgTACGCAGTATTGAGTTTTGTTAATTGACCACTTAATGATATGTTGTTGTTTCTGCTCacctatgtatgtataagaTGTAATAGAAACGTTAGTCATCCGTTCAAAGTTGCGttgcaaaacaaaaatataaatattatgtgatgtttttaaatgtatgttattcGGTTTGTTTGATTATCTCATCTTAAGAGTCTCGACGACCTAAGATTATTCTCATCTCAATAAATACGAGAGTTCAAACGTGATGTTCAAAGTTCAAAGAGAGCATCTGGCTTTGTGAAATCTTTTAAATACCAATCAAGAttattgacatttgacaatttagtttatttcttaaaataaaatacaaaaatttggaaccgaaaaataacaatattgcaATGtccattagaaatattaattcttaataaattgtagacgataagtaaaattattatttgcttattttaaacaaatataggaTGTATTAActgtatttcattattaatatccGATTATCGTTATTTAAGAaaactttgtaaattaattatacaaagatTTATCACATTATCAAGCGACAAGCGAAATGTTAGGTTGGACACATTTCTTTAATAGTTTCGATGTATTGCATATTTCTTCTTttgtcttaattaaaattaatccaaaatagaatttgtattcaaatatacgATATACTTCAACGATCGATCGATCAAAATATCACTGTTATGAAAATTTTGtgtagacatttttattttattaaaggttttatttcattttacaaatgttatttattttgtcatactTAATGATCAGtgcgaataattataatttaactaatattaatatgttatatgcaACAAgaataaccaaaaaaataatataataataaataaaaaatagtgtttcATTCGTATATAAAACCGTTGTTGTACATAATCAAatactaaagatttttttaatacataaaaaaaaaatcatgcatgACAATAAAAGAATATGGTTGTAGCACTATTTTGGTATTTAGCTTATCAAGCTTAGACTAAATACTCCAAGCAACATGTTAATAAATTcttatgttaaattttgtattcaaatataaataataaatgttgattaattTCTTTTCATAGTTTGGGAGATTTAAGTTATTGATATTTAGTACTAGTATTCTACGAtgagattataatttatcaaagtaaCCCCGAGTTTCTTAAACTTTGatcaaagtcaaattaaataatggcTTTAATCTGAACGATGATTGGTAGCCAAGAACGCAATAACTTAATCTTAGATTAAAGCTTAATCAGTTAACCGTCagattaatcaattaaattaaatcgggTACTAGTCTCTTCTAGTATTACTATACGACATgccagattataaaaaataattgtaaatcaaAGTGACATTGatagtttaattttacgttgtttttaagctttttatattatactttaccgtagatgcataataaataaaattaaattacttgaataTCTTCTAATATGTATAAGATATTAAgcgtaatacatatttatcgtACGTATATGTTTAATAGATACGGCTTtgataattatatgaattgtctatttacctttttatagtggttgtttaatttttttgtaagcaTTTGTCTTGAAATTGGATTTTATGctatcaatacaataataatatattactaagtattctgtacaatgaataaaaatagttatgttCAAGCAGGCAGGCTGAGCCTACTCAGCACAAATGATCATTATAAACGGCCACAAGAATGgaatctataaattataaatcgtaaaatattatataaataatcttacgCAAAGCTGTATCCGTCGGGTTGGACATCGCTGTCGAAACGCAGGATTTGTACATCCTGGGGATTTTGGGGTGCTCCAGCGCAAAGCGCAGCGACGACGCACACAATTGTCACCTGGGAATAAAAATTTAcgtattgtaataaaaagttattaacgtattattttaaCGCACTTACAAATGCGTTagcatttaatgttttatgtaatgtcCTCTAGCACGCTGAAAGAATaacgaattatatatattcgtatttagAGCTGGTAGAATTAAATGGTTTTAACGACGAGAACCAACACGATATTATTCAGCTTAAACCACATAATCTTTTAACTTTATGTGACATCTATTGTTCTCCACAGTACTTACGACTGAGGTACACCGAAAAGTCACGACACACTTTCGTAATTGTAAAGAGCAGTTACTggcaaattaaaaattgtcaGTGACATGCGTTACCtatgagttttattattattattaaaacaaaaaaatatagactCACGTATTTGAGCATGATGTTTGGTATTCTTCGTGAGCACAAACTAACGAATGAGTAACTACTGTATGGTCGTTCGTTTTATATGCAGTCAAAGGTGCAGCATTTGCAGTAGGCTGACATCATACGAGGATGGTACACGATCCACCACTCTCCTTTGAAGACGTCTCATTTTTTTGTGGACGCCGTCCGCTACTATTATACAACAAAGTTACGGTATggcaaatataaagaaattgcTAAGATATGAACAGATATATcacattatgtttttataatatgggtattataagtaattatattttactacagTTCgctaattacaaatattttttaattaaaatcaagtgACCTCTAAGCTATATGTGTGAGAAGGACAAATGTATCTTAAAACCATGATATTACTAAAAAgcattttctaatataatttggtaacattattataaatattgagacaatttttactacaaaaaggagtttattataataatgattatttattcatattaatttttttttcatatgttatttaaaagtgGAAacgttacttttaaataaatgaatgtatttatctatcattaattattgaggctgcatgtaattaaataaataaatatttgttacttaaagTAGAAACATCGTCGTTCTTAATACTTGTAACAAGTTACTATTAAGTTTATGACGTTATACGTAAGGAAAATCAgggttaattttttacattaacatttgTAGTTAATTAAACTATACGAAATCTATGTATCGATTTTTTGTATGCGTCGAGTCAAGATGTAAAAATAGCCCAGTAGATAATAAAAAtcgaatttatataaagatataaattcgTTTGAATAAGTTAATCTAGTCGGGTATCACTCAAGGAAATGGCGGAAGGAGTCGGGTGAAGTTGTAATTCGTATATGTCCAATAACTCACAATTAGGCAGCAATAAAGGTTCCTTTGAAAGAGAGTAGGCTTGTCCAGCAGCAGCTAGCACATACAAGacctgttaattttatttatagtgattagtttacaaatatttttttagagattcgttacaattttaaacttattatcgtcgctataaaaataatttcgcttacccacttttttaaattttaatcaacctcaaaaagttttattttacttttttttactcacccttcaaacctggaCGTAGCAAGAATGTGACGCattctgatggtaagtggctgCCACTGCTCATAGACTTTCAATTCCtgacatcgtcaatgcgccaccaaacttgagaACTAAGAAGATATGTCAAATACAAATGAGTAAGTAGTACTTTTTTGCGATACAATTAGTAACGTGTTGGTGGTACCCGCCGAGTCGGATCTACACAAAGCCCTATGACCGGGTAGTTATTATGTAACTGCAGCAGTAATtgggtataatatattttacattagctgcctgtaaatttcccactgctgggctaaggcctcctccccctttgaggagaagggtcggagcatattccaccacgctgctccaatgcaggttggtggaatacacatgtggcagaatttcgttgaaattagacacatgcaggtttcttcacgatgttttccctcaccgccgagcacgagatgaattataaacacaaattaagcacatgaaaattcagtggttgaaattgcacgcgttcaaaccactgggccatatcggctcatAATATATTGATCAAACTAATATCAATAAGTAGTGTCTTTGTCGTGATAATCGTATATGGGTACTGGAGGTTAACTCATAGTGGAATTCCTACCAGCATTGACAGtacttttaatcaaattatataatttaaaactttatagaaTAGACATACGTAATCCATTGATttagtaacattatattttatattaaatgaatacataagaattataatttttgcatATATAATTGATGAATAAATGAAGAATATTGTATGAAcgtgtatgttattttatatgcataTCCCGGAACCAAAGGTGTGTAGCATGTACGACATGGTTATGGTTAATTTATTGATCGtggcttttaattatatttgttgtcGTTGGAGTTAAAaagtaaattcttaattttaatctaaaacatttctattaagagtgaactttaaattaaaaataaaaatgtaaccaaCTTTGAGCGAAACTGCCATGATGGTtccgtatttatatataaaatcttttaatatgttttaattaaaatcaagcGAAATGATTATCATTCAGATTTTCTctctaaattttgtaaaaagctCCTCGCTTAAAAacattagttttgttttatagtcCATTTCATGAGTCACACTTCTCGAGAGTGACAAGTTTGATTCCTCTACAAATGAGACGGCACCTGAGTCTTacctaaaaagtaattaaacaatgatatcgaaaaaatatttaacttttttttattttgatatgagaaatatattattgtaaggtGGTGTCCAGACAAGCAGGTGGATGTGATAATTCATAAAGTTTCCGTTTACCACGAGACCCTAAAAATAATTGAGAAATATTAGATACGTGAGTGAAAACACAATAGTTTGTTAGAAGATATGAGGTACTGATGATGAAACAAGCTGTTTTAAACTAGCTTTCGTGCGCCGTTTTGTTCGTTtgctatttgaatatatttttctataaaacttCAGCACATATTTCTAGCTTATGAAAGGAAGATCTTAACTTGTTATACGTGTCATACAAATGCTGTTACAAATTTGATTTTTCGACCGATTTCT
This genomic stretch from Vanessa atalanta chromosome 5, ilVanAtal1.2, whole genome shotgun sequence harbors:
- the LOC125064246 gene encoding endocuticle structural glycoprotein ABD-5-like; protein product: MLKYVTIVCVVAALCAGAPQNPQDVQILRFDSDVQPDGYSFAYETSDGTSRQEEGKLDNPGSENAALTVTGQYSYVAPDGKHYTVTFTAGPNGFQPKTSLGQK